Proteins from a single region of Oryza brachyantha chromosome 6, ObraRS2, whole genome shotgun sequence:
- the LOC102711360 gene encoding type 2 DNA topoisomerase 6 subunit B-like isoform X1 — protein sequence MASPSPPPTASSTSSSPHRKLLHSLIYWAVQRCRVSESPCRLTVSVKRSPEPARSSPLRIAVSDTGVGSKLEEFLELDALARDTPVEKWDGTLLITTTGINDKTIYHYQFNLQQETSSSARFTKLSTTYKSHAIFSGTEVSLCLSNEADVDDFILWLVGFVHKIFVLRPANLACELFIEQTDSAGSGNVCMSQGSDDVHLPITTSSIDRLVSGLKDYALSHGNASDKCEACYMNRDCLKIGTGAVNNVDRRKAKGQFVEVVIMIAHTSSDLSCWISNCSSTQVLHFEDFIPCPISQSSFNVLMSIDWQSYGFKLKGGFMDDDGNAVLQWDNITFARVDIAIHTYHGGAVNEWKISQPERHLVRKALKSALLGLKVDHAEDFLSCHGQKVREYVPDLAESIAGLILSSSDQEFQDECIALLGLGSDQDLTEGSVRSCIGEKMNRIIEMNDTKDNVEHNSPYLFECEKIDEDSQLDEDDADQDMILDF from the exons ATGgcgtccccctcccctccaccaACGgcgtcctccacctcctcctcgccacaCCGGAAGCTCCTCCACTCG TTGATTTACTGGGCCGTGCAGCGCTGCCGGGTGTCGGAGTCGCCGTGCCGGCTCACGGTCTCCGTCAAGCGCTCCCCGGAACCCGCTCGTTCCTCGCCCCTGCGTATAGCTG TTTCAGACACTGGAGTTGGGAGCAAGCTAGAGGAGTTCCTGGAGCTAGATGCCTTGGCGCGTGATACCCCCGTGGAGAAATGGG ATGGTACCCTCTTAATCACAACTACCG GAATCAATGACAAAACTATTTATCATTACCAATTTAATCTTCAACAAGAAACATCTTCAAGTGCAAGATTTACCAAGCTATCAACCACATATAAAAGTCATGCTATATTCAG TGGAACTGAAGTATCCCTTTGCCTGTCAAATGAAGCTGATGTTGATGACTTCATATTATGGTTGGTTGGCTTTGTCCACAAG ATATTCGTGCTAAGACCAGCT AATTTAGCATGTGAGCTCTTTATTGAGCAAACAGATAGTGCTGGATCAGGAAATGTTTGTATGTCGCAAGGTTCTGATGATGTCCATCTTCCCATTACCACATCAAGTATTGACCGTCTAGTTTCTGGCCTTAAAGATTATGCACTCTCCCATGGAAATGCTTCTGACAAGTGTGAAGCATGCTATATGAACAG GGATTGTCTGAAGATTGGAACTGGAGCAGTAAACAATGTAGACAGAAGAAAAGCTAAAGGGCAGTTTGTCGAAGTTGTGATAATGATTGCGCATACTTCATCTGATTTGAGCTGTTGGATCTCAAATTGTTCATCTACACAG GTTTTGCATTTTGAAGACTTCATACCATGTCCCATCTCGCAATCCTCCTTCAATGTGCTGATGAGCATAGACTGGCAAAGCTATGGTTTCAAGTTAAAAGGAGGTTTCATGGATGACGATGGAAATGCTGTGCTTCAGTGGGATAACATAACATTTGCTCGTGTTGATATTGCTATTCACACTTACCACGGAGG TGCAGTCAATGAATGGAAGATATCTCAACCTGAAAGGCATCTTGTAAGGAAGGCACTAAAGTCTGCATTGCTTGGACTGAAAGTAGATCATGCAGAAGACTTCCTTAGTTGCCATGGCCAGAAG GTCCGCGAATATGTCCCTGATCTTGCAGAATCAATTGCTGGCTTAATCTTATCATCCAGTGATCAAGAGTTCCAAGATGAATGCATTGCTCTTCTCGGACTAGGCTCAGATCAAGATCTCACAGAAGGCTCGGTTAGATCCTGCATCGGTGAGAAGATGAACCGTATCATTGAGATGAATGACACCAAGGATAACGTAGAGCACAACTCACCTTATCTGTTCGAGTGCGAGAAGATAGATGAAGATAGCCAACTGGACGAAGACGACGCAGATCAAGATATGATTCTTGATTTCTAG
- the LOC102711360 gene encoding type 2 DNA topoisomerase 6 subunit B-like isoform X3, with protein MASPSPPPTASSTSSSPHRKLLHSLIYWAVQRCRVSESPCRLTVSVKRSPEPARSSPLRIAVSDTGVGSKLEEFLELDALARDTPVEKWDGTLLITTTGINDKTIYHYQFNLQQETSSSARFTKLSTTYKSHAIFSGTEVSLCLSNEADVDDFILWLVGFVHKIFVLRPANLACELFIEQTDSAGSGNVCMSQGSDDVHLPITTSSIDRLVSGLKDYALSHGNASDKCEACYMNRDCLKIGTGAVNNVDRRKAKGQFVEVVIMIAHTSSDLSCWISNCSSTQVLHFEDFIPCPISQSSFNVLMSIDWQSYGFKLKGGFMDDDGNAVLQWDNITFARVDIAIHTYHGGAVNEWKISQPERHLVRKALKSALLGLKVDHAEDFLSCHGQKNQLLA; from the exons ATGgcgtccccctcccctccaccaACGgcgtcctccacctcctcctcgccacaCCGGAAGCTCCTCCACTCG TTGATTTACTGGGCCGTGCAGCGCTGCCGGGTGTCGGAGTCGCCGTGCCGGCTCACGGTCTCCGTCAAGCGCTCCCCGGAACCCGCTCGTTCCTCGCCCCTGCGTATAGCTG TTTCAGACACTGGAGTTGGGAGCAAGCTAGAGGAGTTCCTGGAGCTAGATGCCTTGGCGCGTGATACCCCCGTGGAGAAATGGG ATGGTACCCTCTTAATCACAACTACCG GAATCAATGACAAAACTATTTATCATTACCAATTTAATCTTCAACAAGAAACATCTTCAAGTGCAAGATTTACCAAGCTATCAACCACATATAAAAGTCATGCTATATTCAG TGGAACTGAAGTATCCCTTTGCCTGTCAAATGAAGCTGATGTTGATGACTTCATATTATGGTTGGTTGGCTTTGTCCACAAG ATATTCGTGCTAAGACCAGCT AATTTAGCATGTGAGCTCTTTATTGAGCAAACAGATAGTGCTGGATCAGGAAATGTTTGTATGTCGCAAGGTTCTGATGATGTCCATCTTCCCATTACCACATCAAGTATTGACCGTCTAGTTTCTGGCCTTAAAGATTATGCACTCTCCCATGGAAATGCTTCTGACAAGTGTGAAGCATGCTATATGAACAG GGATTGTCTGAAGATTGGAACTGGAGCAGTAAACAATGTAGACAGAAGAAAAGCTAAAGGGCAGTTTGTCGAAGTTGTGATAATGATTGCGCATACTTCATCTGATTTGAGCTGTTGGATCTCAAATTGTTCATCTACACAG GTTTTGCATTTTGAAGACTTCATACCATGTCCCATCTCGCAATCCTCCTTCAATGTGCTGATGAGCATAGACTGGCAAAGCTATGGTTTCAAGTTAAAAGGAGGTTTCATGGATGACGATGGAAATGCTGTGCTTCAGTGGGATAACATAACATTTGCTCGTGTTGATATTGCTATTCACACTTACCACGGAGG TGCAGTCAATGAATGGAAGATATCTCAACCTGAAAGGCATCTTGTAAGGAAGGCACTAAAGTCTGCATTGCTTGGACTGAAAGTAGATCATGCAGAAGACTTCCTTAGTTGCCATGGCCAGAAG AATCAATTGCTGGCTTAA
- the LOC102711360 gene encoding type 2 DNA topoisomerase 6 subunit B-like isoform X2, with protein sequence MDICSFSNKHGTLLITTTGINDKTIYHYQFNLQQETSSSARFTKLSTTYKSHAIFSGTEVSLCLSNEADVDDFILWLVGFVHKIFVLRPANLACELFIEQTDSAGSGNVCMSQGSDDVHLPITTSSIDRLVSGLKDYALSHGNASDKCEACYMNRDCLKIGTGAVNNVDRRKAKGQFVEVVIMIAHTSSDLSCWISNCSSTQVLHFEDFIPCPISQSSFNVLMSIDWQSYGFKLKGGFMDDDGNAVLQWDNITFARVDIAIHTYHGGAVNEWKISQPERHLVRKALKSALLGLKVDHAEDFLSCHGQKVREYVPDLAESIAGLILSSSDQEFQDECIALLGLGSDQDLTEGSVRSCIGEKMNRIIEMNDTKDNVEHNSPYLFECEKIDEDSQLDEDDADQDMILDF encoded by the exons ATGGATATATGTTCCTTCAGCAATAAAC ATGGTACCCTCTTAATCACAACTACCG GAATCAATGACAAAACTATTTATCATTACCAATTTAATCTTCAACAAGAAACATCTTCAAGTGCAAGATTTACCAAGCTATCAACCACATATAAAAGTCATGCTATATTCAG TGGAACTGAAGTATCCCTTTGCCTGTCAAATGAAGCTGATGTTGATGACTTCATATTATGGTTGGTTGGCTTTGTCCACAAG ATATTCGTGCTAAGACCAGCT AATTTAGCATGTGAGCTCTTTATTGAGCAAACAGATAGTGCTGGATCAGGAAATGTTTGTATGTCGCAAGGTTCTGATGATGTCCATCTTCCCATTACCACATCAAGTATTGACCGTCTAGTTTCTGGCCTTAAAGATTATGCACTCTCCCATGGAAATGCTTCTGACAAGTGTGAAGCATGCTATATGAACAG GGATTGTCTGAAGATTGGAACTGGAGCAGTAAACAATGTAGACAGAAGAAAAGCTAAAGGGCAGTTTGTCGAAGTTGTGATAATGATTGCGCATACTTCATCTGATTTGAGCTGTTGGATCTCAAATTGTTCATCTACACAG GTTTTGCATTTTGAAGACTTCATACCATGTCCCATCTCGCAATCCTCCTTCAATGTGCTGATGAGCATAGACTGGCAAAGCTATGGTTTCAAGTTAAAAGGAGGTTTCATGGATGACGATGGAAATGCTGTGCTTCAGTGGGATAACATAACATTTGCTCGTGTTGATATTGCTATTCACACTTACCACGGAGG TGCAGTCAATGAATGGAAGATATCTCAACCTGAAAGGCATCTTGTAAGGAAGGCACTAAAGTCTGCATTGCTTGGACTGAAAGTAGATCATGCAGAAGACTTCCTTAGTTGCCATGGCCAGAAG GTCCGCGAATATGTCCCTGATCTTGCAGAATCAATTGCTGGCTTAATCTTATCATCCAGTGATCAAGAGTTCCAAGATGAATGCATTGCTCTTCTCGGACTAGGCTCAGATCAAGATCTCACAGAAGGCTCGGTTAGATCCTGCATCGGTGAGAAGATGAACCGTATCATTGAGATGAATGACACCAAGGATAACGTAGAGCACAACTCACCTTATCTGTTCGAGTGCGAGAAGATAGATGAAGATAGCCAACTGGACGAAGACGACGCAGATCAAGATATGATTCTTGATTTCTAG
- the LOC102711632 gene encoding protein RER1A-like, whose amino-acid sequence MEPSPIGAGGGSSPSGSVERWRADASRAFQHYLDRAAPHTAGRWAGTLVAAAVYALRVYFVQGFYVVTYGLGIYLLNLLIGFLSPMVDPELEALDAGPALPTRGSDEFKPFIRRLPEFKFWYAITKAFCVAFVMTFFSVFDVPVFWPILLCYWVVLFVLTMKRQIVHMIKYKYVPFSIGKQKYGGKKGPGASASKD is encoded by the exons ATGGAACCCTCCCccatcggcgccggcggcggctcctccCCCTCCGGGTCGGTGGAGCGGTGGCGCGCGGACGCGTCGCGGGCGTTCCAGCACTACCTGGATCGGGCGGCGCCGCACACGGCGGGGCGGTGGGCGGGCACGCTCGTGGCCGCCGCGGTGTACGCGCTGCGGGTCTACTTCGTGCAGGGCTTCTACGTCGTCACCTACGGGCTCGGCATCTACCTGCTCAACCTCCTCATCGGGTTCCTCTCCCCCATGGTCGACCCGGAGCTCGAGGCGCTCGACGCTGGGCCGGCGCTCCCCACCCGCGGCTCCGACGAGTTCAAGCCCTTcatccgccgcctccccgagTTCAAGTTCTG GTATGCTATCACGAAAGCCTTTTGTGTTGCTTTTGTGATGACATTCTTCTCTGTGTTTGATGTTCCTGTCTTCTGGCCAATACTTCTCTGCTATTGGGTTGTGCTTTTTGTCCTGACAATGAAGCGGCAAATTGTGCATATGATAAAGTACAAGTATGTCCCATTCAGCATAGGAAAGCAG AAATATGGTGGGAAGAAAGGCCCAGGAGCCAGTGCGTCTAAAGACTGA